A single region of the Bdellovibrio bacteriovorus genome encodes:
- a CDS encoding recA protein, giving the protein MRALALPELQNVPFVSAEHLQPPAGLSTGLAVLDNFLLWKGVPQGDLSLLQGLPGTGATSLWIRIVQQVHAQNKWAAWINGDAQLFPTHLSHQKINLKRLLVVKEPQEKDQLFWLLQELITSSLFEVIGCNLKEIFLKNHQLQKLKRLCRLHKVALVFVNQKPVKFINPLFSLIMHFQRDFITIQRALHRPTPFNIAGSMIHANFMHQFKNTARKLLS; this is encoded by the coding sequence ATGCGTGCCCTCGCCCTTCCCGAATTACAGAACGTTCCTTTTGTCTCTGCAGAGCACTTACAACCACCTGCAGGTTTGTCCACCGGTCTTGCCGTCTTGGACAACTTCCTTTTGTGGAAGGGAGTGCCTCAAGGAGACTTAAGCCTTCTTCAAGGACTTCCCGGTACCGGAGCTACTTCTTTATGGATTCGCATCGTTCAACAAGTTCATGCTCAAAATAAATGGGCGGCTTGGATCAATGGAGATGCGCAGTTATTTCCAACTCATCTTTCTCATCAAAAAATAAATTTAAAGCGTCTGCTTGTAGTGAAAGAGCCGCAAGAAAAGGATCAGCTTTTCTGGTTGTTGCAAGAGTTGATCACTAGCTCTTTATTTGAAGTGATTGGCTGCAACTTAAAAGAGATCTTTTTAAAGAATCATCAGCTGCAAAAATTAAAGCGTCTTTGTCGCCTGCACAAAGTGGCTTTGGTTTTTGTAAATCAAAAGCCGGTGAAGTTCATCAATCCGCTTTTTAGTCTGATTATGCACTTTCAACGCGACTTCATCACTATTCAAAGAGCCTTGCACCGTCCGACACCTTTTAATATTGCCGGGAGTATGATCCATGCGAACTTTATGCATCAATTTAAAAACACCGCAAGAAAGCTCCTCAGCTGA
- a CDS encoding methylated-DNA--[protein]-cysteine S-methyltransferase — protein sequence MGDLEFRVYKVASEFGEWLAAFDGSELIFLGSYALGKKKVEGDLADFFHEHYHFHVGSFTPVKWSKGNFWNGKHKIKLQGTEFQVRVWLELLKIPYGKTWTYSELAKKLRKPSAVRAIASAVAKNPVCYWIPCHRVVGKNANKLKYHWGPELKAELLSSEGAL from the coding sequence ATGGGAGATCTAGAATTCCGCGTTTACAAAGTAGCTTCTGAATTTGGCGAATGGCTTGCCGCTTTTGATGGCTCTGAGCTGATCTTTTTGGGGAGCTATGCTTTAGGTAAAAAGAAGGTCGAAGGCGACCTTGCTGATTTCTTCCATGAACACTATCACTTCCATGTGGGCTCTTTCACACCGGTGAAGTGGAGCAAAGGCAATTTCTGGAACGGTAAACACAAGATCAAACTTCAAGGCACCGAATTCCAAGTGCGTGTGTGGTTAGAACTTCTAAAAATTCCTTATGGCAAAACTTGGACTTATTCGGAGCTTGCAAAAAAATTGCGTAAGCCTTCTGCGGTTCGTGCTATTGCTTCAGCTGTTGCGAAAAATCCGGTTTGTTATTGGATTCCTTGCCACCGTGTTGTGGGCAAAAATGCGAATAAACTCAAATATCACTGGGGCCCAGAACTAAAGGCAGAGTTGTTGAGTTCTGAAGGTGCTTTGTAA
- a CDS encoding HAD family hydrolase — protein sequence MNPLLAFDLDGTLIDSAPDIVVAVNRTLKNHGKITLSDEVIISHIGEGLKKLIADLFLEDNLEPSQIVELEMEFLRIYEEEMFNRTTIFPGVENFLSSYQGPMAIITNKNEKPAKAILSHLGLDRFPWVNVFGADTLEERKPSPLPLQTMMKLASRTPQNTFMIGDGIPDVLSALRAGVPSIAIGFGYTSISLLEKYEPKGVLGHYQDLHSLLEKLSVRA from the coding sequence ATGAACCCACTTCTTGCTTTTGACCTTGATGGTACATTGATTGATTCTGCTCCTGATATCGTGGTCGCCGTGAATCGCACTTTAAAAAATCACGGTAAGATCACTCTTTCTGATGAAGTCATCATCTCTCACATCGGTGAAGGCCTTAAAAAACTTATCGCAGATCTTTTTCTTGAAGATAATTTAGAGCCCTCCCAGATCGTCGAACTCGAAATGGAATTTTTACGCATCTATGAAGAAGAGATGTTTAATAGAACCACTATCTTTCCCGGCGTAGAAAATTTTCTTTCCTCTTACCAAGGCCCCATGGCCATCATCACCAACAAGAACGAAAAACCGGCGAAGGCCATCTTGAGCCACTTGGGCTTAGACCGCTTTCCCTGGGTGAACGTTTTTGGCGCTGACACTTTGGAAGAGCGCAAGCCCAGCCCTCTTCCCCTTCAGACGATGATGAAGCTTGCGAGCCGAACTCCCCAGAATACGTTCATGATTGGCGATGGCATTCCAGACGTTCTTTCGGCTTTGCGCGCGGGCGTTCCCTCCATCGCGATTGGATTTGGGTACACCTCAATTTCTCTCTTGGAAAAATATGAGCCGAAGGGAGTTTTGGGGCATTATCAGGACCTTCATTCCCTCCTCGAAAAGCTCTCTGTCAGAGCATGA
- a CDS encoding OmpA family protein has protein sequence MTRLKVNSVAVLSVLALSACATKEEPPREYYRPATNSQSANAPKSSAAALGKTGDEDLNRSTKFTALSQNIRFEPKSATLSASNRRALDGIADEMKKSLNTFETVRVTGFSDAVGDSSENQNISEQRALAVQDYLVKKGIPEEKIEAIGMGAVQSDMMGSESQQARDRRVDFEIVE, from the coding sequence ATGACACGTTTAAAAGTAAACTCCGTCGCGGTTTTGTCGGTATTGGCCCTCAGCGCCTGCGCCACTAAAGAAGAGCCTCCCAGAGAATACTATCGCCCGGCGACCAACTCGCAATCCGCGAATGCACCGAAGTCTTCGGCCGCCGCTTTAGGTAAAACAGGTGACGAAGATCTTAATCGCAGTACGAAGTTCACGGCCCTATCACAAAACATTCGCTTTGAACCCAAGAGCGCCACACTTTCAGCCTCCAATCGTCGCGCCTTAGACGGCATTGCCGATGAAATGAAAAAATCCCTCAACACATTTGAAACAGTTCGAGTGACGGGATTTTCTGATGCCGTTGGCGACAGCAGTGAAAATCAAAATATCTCTGAACAAAGAGCCTTGGCCGTTCAGGATTACTTAGTAAAAAAAGGAATCCCTGAAGAGAAAATCGAAGCTATTGGTATGGGCGCCGTACAATCCGATATGATGGGCAGCGAGTCTCAGCAGGCGCGCGATCGTCGTGTGGATTTTGAGATTGTGGAATAA
- a CDS encoding ABC transporter ATP-binding protein codes for MSTPLLKVENVTKSFPIYGGLFSREVASVKAVQGISFELKKGETLGLVGESGCGKSTLGRCLIRLHDTTSGKISYNGKDITHIQGEELRDMRKKMQIIFQDPFASLNPRMTIGSILEEPLIIHNLYSSAKDRQDRIHELIDLVGLRREHLNRYPHEFSGGQRQRVGIARALAVNPELIVCDEPVSALDVSIQAQVINLLMELQQKLGLTYIFIAHDLKVVEHVSTRVAVMYLGKIVEMAEAEELYRNPKHPYTKALMSAIPVPDPRRRDERIILTGDVPSPISPPTGCHFHPRCPMAIEDCKTIVPPLELKSPDHIAACIRV; via the coding sequence ATGAGCACTCCTCTTTTGAAAGTTGAAAATGTCACTAAAAGCTTTCCAATCTATGGCGGACTTTTCAGCCGTGAAGTAGCTTCGGTAAAAGCGGTTCAAGGTATTTCCTTTGAACTTAAAAAAGGCGAAACTCTAGGCCTGGTGGGTGAATCCGGTTGCGGTAAATCTACTTTGGGTCGTTGTTTGATTCGCCTTCATGACACGACTTCTGGAAAAATCTCTTACAACGGTAAAGACATCACGCACATTCAAGGCGAAGAGCTGCGTGACATGCGTAAAAAAATGCAAATCATCTTCCAAGATCCATTTGCTTCTTTGAATCCGCGCATGACGATCGGCTCCATCCTTGAAGAGCCATTGATCATTCACAACCTTTATAGTTCTGCGAAAGATCGTCAGGATCGTATTCATGAATTGATCGACCTTGTGGGTCTTCGTCGTGAACATTTGAACCGTTACCCGCATGAATTCTCTGGCGGTCAACGTCAGCGTGTGGGCATTGCCCGTGCTTTGGCGGTGAATCCTGAGTTGATCGTGTGTGACGAGCCGGTTTCTGCCTTGGACGTTTCCATCCAAGCGCAAGTGATCAATCTTTTGATGGAGCTTCAACAAAAGCTCGGTCTTACATACATCTTTATTGCGCATGACTTGAAGGTGGTTGAACACGTTTCTACACGTGTGGCTGTTATGTACTTGGGTAAAATCGTTGAAATGGCAGAGGCTGAAGAGCTTTACCGCAATCCGAAGCATCCCTATACGAAAGCCCTGATGTCGGCAATCCCAGTTCCAGATCCTCGTCGTCGTGACGAGCGTATCATTTTGACTGGGGACGTGCCGTCGCCAATCAGCCCTCCTACAGGCTGTCATTTCCACCCTCGTTGCCCTATGGCTATCGAGGATTGCAAGACTATCGTCCCGCCTTTGGAGCTAAAATCTCCAGATCATATCGCGGCCTGCATTCGCGTATAA
- a CDS encoding O-methyltransferase, producing the protein MRETVLTSKENYMNSLLLEENETKKLSRQYAEELGLARISISPAEAQLVKTLVRLHGTKKFVEIGTLTGLSAQYIFEALPDGGELWTLEKDPKHCEKSADVFSKLDQSKKKIHLVMGDARAELEKISTSGPFDGVFIDGNKAAYFDYLMWAEKNLRSGGLILGDNIFLSGSVWGDATTQKFSEKQIKIMQDFNKRLADPTLYESAIVPSYEGLFVAIKK; encoded by the coding sequence ATGCGTGAGACGGTGTTAACCAGCAAAGAAAACTACATGAATTCTCTTCTGCTTGAAGAGAACGAAACAAAGAAATTGTCGCGTCAGTATGCCGAAGAACTGGGACTGGCACGTATTAGTATTTCTCCTGCTGAAGCACAGCTCGTAAAAACTTTGGTGCGTCTTCACGGCACAAAAAAATTCGTCGAAATCGGAACCTTAACCGGCCTATCTGCGCAATACATCTTTGAAGCTTTGCCTGACGGAGGCGAGCTTTGGACCTTAGAAAAAGATCCCAAGCATTGCGAAAAATCCGCCGATGTTTTTTCAAAACTAGATCAAAGCAAAAAGAAAATTCATTTGGTGATGGGGGACGCGCGTGCGGAACTTGAAAAGATTTCGACGTCAGGCCCTTTCGACGGAGTTTTCATCGACGGAAACAAAGCGGCTTACTTTGATTATCTCATGTGGGCCGAAAAGAATTTGCGCTCGGGCGGTTTGATCTTAGGAGACAATATTTTCCTAAGCGGTTCCGTCTGGGGCGATGCCACCACTCAAAAATTCTCCGAAAAACAAATCAAGATCATGCAAGATTTCAACAAGCGTCTTGCAGACCCGACACTCTACGAATCTGCCATCGTTCCATCCTACGAAGGCCTTTTTGTCGCCATCAAAAAATAG
- a CDS encoding PilZ domain-containing protein — protein MKTQGKVWIIYDAETKKQTKPMSVVQAQVTLLSLDSTSHHKYFLWTPGWEEWISVKEFLTSDQKYFVMAQPPRPAEPAFTSPGSVPDDTLTATHNAPPTQSSSDSPYTQVVVGEAPLKQQEFGGYHHQDFNGDELDLKKIAKIKPESTKKKADPAPAPKAEPSGADRRRDPRHNFKIEVVLVSKIRSFRTYSKNISLSGTMLEDEIPRDFLNKPFDLIIVNPFEPDPSKARLLFRAKIVGDMTDPRRLMFIEQDVAMTLRLDALLKAYVIYQDQVRRSAG, from the coding sequence ATGAAAACGCAAGGCAAAGTTTGGATCATTTACGACGCTGAAACTAAGAAACAGACAAAACCGATGTCTGTCGTTCAAGCGCAGGTCACTTTGTTGTCTTTAGACTCTACATCACATCATAAATACTTTCTTTGGACACCCGGCTGGGAAGAGTGGATCAGCGTTAAAGAGTTCTTAACGTCGGATCAAAAGTATTTCGTCATGGCGCAACCACCTCGTCCGGCAGAGCCTGCATTTACATCGCCAGGTTCTGTCCCAGATGACACTTTAACGGCGACACACAACGCTCCACCAACGCAGTCTTCGTCTGACAGCCCTTACACGCAAGTGGTTGTCGGGGAAGCGCCATTGAAGCAGCAAGAGTTTGGTGGTTATCATCATCAAGACTTCAATGGTGATGAGTTAGATCTTAAAAAGATCGCGAAAATTAAACCTGAATCCACAAAGAAAAAAGCGGATCCCGCGCCCGCTCCCAAAGCCGAGCCGAGCGGAGCTGATCGTCGTCGCGATCCCCGTCATAATTTTAAAATCGAAGTTGTTCTGGTTTCTAAGATTCGTTCATTCCGCACGTACTCAAAGAATATTTCTTTAAGCGGTACAATGTTGGAAGACGAAATCCCGCGAGACTTTTTGAATAAACCCTTCGATCTTATTATCGTAAATCCCTTTGAACCCGATCCATCAAAAGCTCGTCTGCTTTTCCGCGCGAAAATCGTCGGTGACATGACAGACCCACGCCGCTTGATGTTCATCGAACAAGACGTCGCCATGACCTTGCGTCTAGACGCTCTTCTTAAAGCCTACGTCATCTACCAAGACCAAGTCCGCCGAAGCGCCGGCTAA
- a CDS encoding S8 family serine peptidase, producing MKRISPRFRILVSVLAVSCLTGLFFTNCAESTFTAVEPDKTGADPLLELAWHINNTAQKVFSTTAGEVGNDLNLLQTWSSGYSGKGLSILVSDDGVEDTHEDLKKNFLYGVSKDYTLASPWTASAAAPKVANDNHGTAVSGLIAAVASNGVGTKGVAFGAGIASANFLSEAAGYSDAILVSQAEGNFDLFNMSWGSSQNNLSTVSSNFQAQLKSKAINGRSGKGSLIVKAAGNDFFVKCRGSSTEYCVGNANFDSDNSTPYTLLAGALNAEGYAASYSSPGSNIWVSSFGGEFGDDSPAMVTTDRMGCSKGFSASNVTSDVAFEKGANGNSACSYSVTFNGTSAATPVLTGAIALILEANPNLTWRDVKYILAKTAVPVNYVTTGTVPHPMDTTPAGYAWEQPWIQNGAGFKFHNWYGFGKVDVDAAVSLARNYTSPFGAFTETNWSDTSGGISVGIPDNAAAGGSSVIIVNTPNIKIESVQIRVWVTHANISELALELISPSGKKSIIVNARNSLTGLANYTGQTFLTNAFYQETTQGAWTLKVVDAKSGNSGTLTQWSINFTGSY from the coding sequence ATGAAAAGAATTAGTCCTCGCTTCCGCATTTTAGTTTCTGTTTTAGCGGTGAGCTGTCTCACGGGGCTGTTCTTTACGAATTGTGCGGAAAGTACTTTCACTGCTGTTGAGCCGGATAAAACCGGTGCCGATCCATTATTAGAACTGGCTTGGCATATCAATAATACCGCTCAGAAAGTTTTTTCGACGACTGCGGGTGAAGTCGGAAACGATTTAAATCTTCTGCAGACTTGGTCGAGCGGATACTCTGGAAAAGGTCTTTCAATTTTAGTTTCTGACGATGGTGTTGAAGACACTCACGAAGATCTAAAGAAGAATTTTCTTTACGGCGTTTCTAAAGATTATACTTTGGCATCACCTTGGACAGCGAGTGCTGCTGCACCGAAAGTTGCTAACGATAACCATGGTACGGCTGTTTCTGGTTTGATTGCGGCTGTTGCCTCCAATGGTGTGGGCACTAAGGGTGTCGCTTTCGGGGCGGGGATTGCTTCAGCGAATTTTCTTTCTGAAGCGGCAGGATATTCTGACGCGATATTAGTCAGTCAGGCCGAGGGAAACTTTGACCTTTTCAATATGAGTTGGGGTTCTTCGCAAAATAATTTGTCGACTGTTTCATCTAATTTTCAGGCGCAGTTAAAATCAAAAGCGATCAATGGTCGCTCGGGAAAAGGCTCCTTAATTGTCAAAGCGGCCGGGAACGATTTTTTTGTGAAATGCCGTGGCTCTAGCACCGAGTATTGCGTTGGAAATGCGAACTTTGATTCTGATAATAGCACTCCTTATACACTTTTAGCGGGCGCTTTGAATGCGGAAGGATATGCAGCAAGCTATTCTTCGCCGGGCTCTAACATTTGGGTGTCTTCGTTTGGTGGAGAGTTCGGTGATGATTCTCCAGCCATGGTGACAACAGATCGTATGGGATGTAGCAAAGGATTTTCTGCTTCGAATGTTACTAGTGACGTGGCCTTTGAAAAAGGAGCCAACGGCAACTCAGCGTGCAGCTATTCCGTCACGTTTAACGGAACTTCGGCGGCGACTCCGGTTCTTACGGGTGCCATTGCACTGATCTTAGAAGCCAATCCCAATCTGACTTGGAGAGACGTGAAATACATTCTCGCCAAAACAGCCGTCCCAGTAAATTATGTGACAACGGGAACGGTGCCTCACCCTATGGATACGACGCCAGCAGGTTATGCCTGGGAGCAGCCTTGGATTCAGAATGGGGCCGGATTTAAGTTTCATAACTGGTACGGGTTTGGAAAAGTCGACGTAGACGCGGCCGTAAGTTTAGCGCGAAACTATACTTCTCCTTTTGGTGCTTTTACGGAAACAAATTGGTCAGATACTTCAGGTGGAATTTCTGTAGGTATCCCGGACAATGCTGCGGCCGGTGGCTCTAGTGTGATCATCGTGAACACTCCGAATATTAAAATTGAATCGGTGCAAATCCGGGTGTGGGTCACTCACGCGAATATTTCTGAACTGGCGCTTGAGTTAATTTCGCCGTCAGGAAAGAAAAGTATCATCGTCAATGCACGAAACTCTTTAACAGGTCTTGCTAATTATACCGGACAAACTTTCCTGACCAACGCCTTCTATCAAGAAACGACTCAAGGAGCTTGGACTCTGAAAGTCGTCGATGCGAAATCGGGCAACTCGGGAACGCTCACTCAATGGAGCATTAATTTCACCGGAAGCTACTAA
- a CDS encoding error-prone DNA polymerase — protein MAILISGNHKVKLPALSSQSQKTVAKPKPRAKGFVELLGRSNFSFLQGASSPEEMVIEAIKLGYDGVGICDLNGLYGVVRGFLSVKSPSMFEATVQAKEGFKYLVGSELTLTDETAVTLIPINKEGYSHLCKLLTLGKRQAAKGFSKLSLEQVAEHSKGLLCVAIPPWSSERYEKLEKIFGDRLYLPIWRDFTWESQEFCRQAFLLEEKYQAQLFVTQRPFMHTPERKPLFDVITCILHHTTLFEAKDKLIQNAERSYRSIEDLSSLWQDRLDLVEKTVEIAGRVNFSLDEIRYRYPHSNLPENTTPSEHLRNLALLGAKERYPEGVSQKILSQIEYELALIKELEYEDYFLTLKEICDFAKSRGILYQGRGSAANSVVCYCIGLTSVDPMKISLLFERFISRERREPPDIDIDFEHSRREEVIQHIYEKYNERHAAMVCTVVRYRSRMAIRETAKVFGIPLDKVNAMAKFMGRDGISRLLEPESAARFGVTDPNHWKMFLHLSQQLRGFPRHLGIHTGGFLITQDPITEMVPVEKATMDGRYVIQWNKDDVATLKLMKIDVLSLGMLTCLRKCFELLKHHKNLHFNLASFSQEDDAPTYEMIGKADTVGVFQIESRAQMQTLPRMKPKTFYDLVIEVALVRPGPLQGGMVHPFLKRRQGLEKVTYAHDDLIPILEKTHGVPIFQEQVMKIVIATAGFTPGEADELRRIMSSAWRKRSTMESIRKRILDGFAAHGISQEYGEQIYKTIEGFANYGFPESHAASFALLTYASCYIKKHHPDVFVCGLLNSQPMGFYAPRTLVAEAQRNGVQVVPLCVQRSNYDYTLEGTGPGLHPLRVGLRSIFGFPEALLRRVEESRKAHGPFKDLPDFIRRTELPRSALLKLAAAGAFECFNENVRDLIWHLESLSLDQESFLWGLPKEQFEVDEEDDDDTENIPFESNWDRLRREYDTKGYSVNSHPLSVLRSYLKEKNNELVSKRFVPYFSSDDLARMKNKTKVRLAGLVSVTQKPPTAKGMCFITLEDEFGFMNIVIHPDVYQKDRLAIYGRSLLEIHGQIEKVGELINIRAARVLPLQ, from the coding sequence ATGGCTATTTTGATTAGTGGAAATCACAAGGTTAAGTTACCCGCTTTATCGTCACAGTCTCAAAAAACTGTGGCGAAGCCCAAACCTCGCGCCAAAGGCTTTGTTGAACTTTTAGGTCGCAGCAATTTTTCTTTTCTGCAAGGGGCTTCTTCACCGGAAGAAATGGTGATTGAAGCCATCAAACTTGGTTACGATGGTGTCGGCATTTGTGATCTGAACGGCCTTTACGGCGTGGTGCGCGGATTTCTTTCAGTAAAATCCCCTTCGATGTTTGAAGCCACGGTTCAAGCCAAAGAAGGCTTTAAATATCTCGTGGGTTCTGAGCTGACTTTGACGGATGAAACCGCCGTCACTCTGATTCCCATTAATAAAGAAGGTTATTCTCACCTTTGCAAACTTCTGACTTTAGGTAAAAGGCAGGCCGCCAAAGGTTTTTCTAAACTTTCTTTAGAACAAGTGGCCGAACACAGCAAAGGTCTTTTATGTGTCGCTATTCCCCCTTGGAGTTCTGAGCGCTATGAAAAGTTAGAAAAGATTTTTGGCGATCGTCTTTACCTGCCGATTTGGCGCGATTTCACTTGGGAATCGCAAGAGTTCTGTCGTCAGGCTTTTCTTTTAGAAGAAAAATATCAAGCTCAGCTTTTTGTCACACAACGCCCGTTCATGCACACGCCCGAGCGAAAACCGTTGTTTGACGTGATCACCTGCATTTTACACCATACCACTTTATTTGAAGCTAAAGATAAGTTGATCCAAAATGCCGAGCGCTCTTACCGCAGCATCGAAGATCTTTCTTCACTATGGCAAGATCGTTTAGACCTTGTGGAAAAAACTGTGGAGATCGCCGGACGTGTGAATTTTTCTTTGGACGAAATTCGCTATCGCTATCCGCATTCGAATTTACCCGAAAACACCACGCCTTCAGAACACTTGCGCAATCTGGCTTTGCTGGGCGCAAAGGAACGTTATCCTGAAGGAGTCTCCCAGAAAATCCTCAGTCAGATTGAGTATGAACTCGCTCTGATTAAAGAGCTTGAATACGAAGACTATTTTCTGACCTTAAAAGAAATCTGTGACTTCGCAAAAAGCCGGGGGATTTTATATCAAGGTCGCGGATCTGCGGCGAACTCGGTGGTTTGTTATTGCATCGGTCTTACTTCAGTGGACCCGATGAAAATCTCTTTGCTCTTTGAGCGATTTATTTCTCGTGAACGTCGCGAACCACCGGATATTGATATCGACTTTGAGCACAGTCGCCGTGAAGAAGTGATTCAGCATATCTATGAAAAGTACAATGAACGCCATGCAGCTATGGTTTGCACCGTAGTTCGTTATCGCTCGCGCATGGCGATTCGAGAAACCGCGAAAGTTTTTGGTATTCCTTTAGATAAAGTCAATGCGATGGCTAAATTTATGGGTCGAGACGGGATCAGCCGTTTGTTAGAACCTGAATCCGCCGCTCGCTTCGGTGTGACGGATCCTAATCACTGGAAAATGTTTTTACATCTTTCACAACAACTGCGTGGCTTTCCCCGTCACTTGGGAATTCATACGGGTGGTTTTCTGATCACTCAAGATCCCATCACAGAAATGGTGCCCGTCGAAAAAGCGACGATGGATGGACGTTACGTCATCCAGTGGAATAAAGACGATGTCGCCACATTGAAGCTGATGAAGATCGACGTTCTAAGTCTGGGCATGCTGACATGTTTACGTAAATGCTTTGAGCTTTTAAAGCATCATAAAAATCTGCATTTCAATTTAGCTTCTTTTTCTCAAGAAGACGATGCCCCGACTTATGAAATGATTGGCAAAGCCGACACCGTCGGTGTTTTTCAGATTGAGTCTCGAGCCCAAATGCAGACGTTACCTCGCATGAAGCCTAAGACATTTTACGACTTGGTCATTGAAGTGGCGCTGGTTCGTCCTGGTCCTTTACAGGGGGGCATGGTTCATCCGTTTTTAAAACGCCGTCAGGGTTTAGAAAAAGTCACTTATGCTCATGATGATCTGATTCCTATTTTGGAAAAGACTCACGGAGTTCCTATTTTTCAAGAGCAAGTCATGAAGATCGTGATCGCAACGGCTGGATTTACTCCGGGTGAGGCCGACGAGCTTCGTCGTATTATGTCTTCGGCTTGGCGTAAGCGTTCAACCATGGAAAGCATTCGTAAAAGAATTTTAGATGGTTTTGCCGCTCATGGAATCAGTCAAGAGTACGGAGAACAGATTTATAAAACAATTGAAGGTTTTGCGAACTATGGTTTTCCTGAAAGTCATGCGGCAAGCTTTGCTCTTTTAACCTATGCCAGCTGTTACATTAAAAAACACCACCCCGATGTTTTCGTGTGTGGGCTTTTAAACAGTCAGCCCATGGGATTTTATGCTCCCCGCACTTTAGTGGCCGAAGCGCAAAGAAATGGCGTTCAGGTTGTTCCATTGTGCGTGCAGCGATCTAATTATGATTACACCTTAGAAGGAACAGGCCCAGGACTTCATCCCCTGCGTGTGGGCTTACGTTCTATCTTTGGATTTCCTGAAGCATTACTTCGTCGCGTAGAAGAGTCCCGCAAGGCTCATGGTCCCTTCAAAGATCTTCCTGACTTCATCCGCCGCACCGAGCTTCCACGCAGTGCTTTACTTAAGCTTGCCGCAGCCGGAGCTTTTGAGTGCTTTAATGAGAATGTGCGCGATCTGATTTGGCACTTAGAAAGCCTTAGCCTGGATCAAGAAAGTTTTTTGTGGGGTCTTCCCAAAGAACAATTCGAGGTTGACGAGGAAGATGACGACGACACAGAAAATATTCCTTTTGAATCGAACTGGGATCGCTTGCGACGCGAATACGATACGAAGGGGTATTCAGTGAACTCTCATCCCCTTTCGGTTCTGCGTTCTTACTTGAAAGAAAAAAACAATGAACTCGTGTCAAAACGTTTTGTTCCCTATTTTTCTTCGGATGATCTTGCCCGCATGAAAAATAAAACCAAAGTGCGACTGGCGGGATTGGTTTCGGTCACGCAGAAACCACCGACAGCGAAAGGTATGTGTTTTATTACTTTGGAAGATGAGTTTGGTTTTATGAATATCGTGATTCATCCGGATGTCTATCAGAAGGATCGTTTGGCCATTTATGGAAGATCGCTTTTAGAAATTCATGGCCAAATCGAAAAAGTCGGAGAATTGATAAATATTCGCGCCGCTCGGGTGTTACCGCTTCAATAA
- a CDS encoding ABC transporter ATP-binding protein, with amino-acid sequence MSDILLEVQNLKTRFKTDDGSFFAVDDVSFHVKKGQTLGIVGESGCGKSVTSLSIMRLIQKPGQIESGKIMFKGKNLLDVTDSKMREIRGNEIAMIFQEPMTSLNPVYTIGDQIEEAILLHQKDLNKQQARERAIDMLRIVGIPAPEKRFHEFPHQLSGGMRQRVMIAMAISCNPELLIADEPTTALDVTIQAQILDLMRKLQKDFNAGMILITHDLGVVAEMCQEVAVMYAGRVVEFGTVEDIFYRPKHPYTKGLLDSIPHFETGQKLEHLKTIKGMVPSLYNLPKGCRFADRCPYAQADCRESYPSLENLRGIHKVACYHPLTEEVK; translated from the coding sequence GTGAGTGATATTCTTTTAGAGGTTCAAAATCTTAAGACGCGCTTTAAAACCGACGATGGTTCTTTTTTCGCGGTTGACGATGTCAGCTTTCACGTGAAAAAGGGCCAAACTCTTGGAATCGTTGGAGAATCTGGCTGCGGTAAATCTGTTACATCTCTTTCAATCATGCGCTTGATTCAAAAACCAGGTCAGATTGAATCCGGAAAGATCATGTTCAAAGGGAAGAACCTTTTGGATGTGACGGACTCTAAAATGCGCGAAATTCGTGGTAACGAAATCGCGATGATTTTCCAAGAACCTATGACTTCTTTGAACCCGGTTTACACAATCGGTGATCAAATCGAAGAGGCCATTCTTCTTCACCAAAAAGACCTGAACAAACAGCAAGCTCGTGAACGCGCGATCGACATGCTTCGTATCGTGGGTATCCCCGCTCCTGAAAAACGTTTCCATGAATTTCCGCACCAACTTTCGGGCGGCATGAGACAACGTGTGATGATCGCAATGGCGATCAGCTGTAATCCAGAACTTTTGATTGCCGATGAACCAACGACAGCTTTGGACGTAACTATCCAAGCTCAGATCTTGGATCTTATGCGCAAACTTCAAAAAGACTTTAACGCCGGCATGATTCTGATCACGCATGACTTGGGTGTTGTCGCAGAGATGTGCCAAGAAGTCGCGGTGATGTACGCGGGTCGCGTGGTTGAGTTCGGCACCGTGGAAGACATTTTCTATCGTCCAAAACACCCGTACACAAAAGGTCTTTTGGATTCGATCCCGCACTTTGAAACGGGTCAAAAACTTGAACACTTGAAAACTATCAAAGGCATGGTTCCTAGCTTGTACAACCTTCCTAAGGGTTGTCGTTTTGCGGATCGTTGTCCTTATGCTCAGGCTGATTGCCGCGAGTCTTATCCGTCACTTGAAAACCTTCGCGGTATTCACAAAGTGGCTTGCTACCACCCTTTGACTGAAGAGGTAAAATAA